In the Acipenser ruthenus unplaced genomic scaffold, fAciRut3.2 maternal haplotype, whole genome shotgun sequence genome, TCCAAAGGAAATTGAATACCTGGCCTATGAAGAAACCATGGGAATTATTTTAGCTGTAGTTGCAATATTTGGAGCTGGCATTACTGCAGCTGTAATCACTGTCTTCTTCTATTATAAAGACACTCCAATTGTAAAAGCCAACAACTCTGAGTTAAGTTTTTTGCTCTTGTTTTCACTGatattgtgttttctttgttcGCTTACCTTTATTGGCCAGCCTTTAACTTGGTCATGCATGCTGCGACACACTGTATTTGGCATCAGTTTTGTTCTCTGTATCTCATGTGTTTTAAGCAAGACAGTTGTTGTGTTAATGGCATTCAAAGCCGCTCTTCCTGGCAGCAATGTAATGAGGTATTTTGGTCCTAAGCAACAAAGAGTAGGCATCTGTTTCTGTACATTGGTGCAGGTTGTGATTTGTATGCTGTGGCTGTCACTATATCCTCCATTTCCCTCCAAAAACACCCAGCAGAGTGAAAAAATTATTCTAGAGTGCAACATTGGCTCTGTGTTGGGCTTTGCCTCTGTATTAGGTTACATCGGTTCACTGGCATGCATGTGTTTTGTCCTTGCATTCTTAGCTAGGAAGCTTCCAGACAACTTTAATGAAGCTAAGTTCATCACTTTCAGCATGCTCATCTTTTGTGCCGTTTGGATCACTTTCATACCAGCTTATGTTAGTTCCCCTGGAAAATACACAGTAGCTGTAGAGATATTTGCTATTTTGTCTTCCAGCTATGGCCTCCTTGTCTGCATATTTGTCCCTAAGTGTTACATTATCTTGCTAAAACCAGAAAAGAATACTAAAAAGCAGATGATGAGCAAAGGATAAGCCAACACACACTTTTGAAAGATCTTTATTTGTATATTGCAGCATAATATTTAATGTTCCTTACAGGGGTATTTTGAagtacagtagtccctcgctaatacAGACACCATGATACAAAGAGACACACTGCAAAATGAAACAGCTGTTATACTGACACCACAGGATGAAAATAAATGGAAGAATAGATACAAGCAGCCTACTAAATTGCTAAAATTaagtacatgattaaaaaagggcatataaactcatactgtacagagtttaaactaactgTGATCGATCGACTGGAAAAGGgcaagaagctttcagaaatactgatggaaTCTAGTGGTTTGAAACGCAAAATGTTTCAAgaagtctttaattgcttttaaaaagagaaataGACTCATACcaatagaaaacaaaagtagcaggtGTTTTACTTGCAGCCACGTGTAACATTTTCTATATACTTTTTATGAATtggttatttctgtaaagtgtgtggtATATGTAAGGCACTGTATAGTATCATAACGTGTCAATGCGGCACcgtgatctattttgtgttaattgtgtactaagtaggctatgataaacacattttaaaaagctaaaattatttagtttcaattttaaataatattttattattttcacattgtacagtaatgtgtacaaggctaaagtaaaaagaaagtgtgcacgatattcatttgattttattactgtactgtatactgtataggcctactgtacagatttatatgtttacataatggaatgtgtacagagaacacatgaATATTTTCAGCACATTGATTTATACTTTCAAAATAAATTGAGcaatataaatgtatgtgtgtgcaattttttttttaaactggacacCACCTTATTTCGGACAACCTGTTTGTGTCCCGACATATCCGGTGTAGCGAAGGACTACTTACCATAGAGATTAAAAGCAACAGAAAGGCACGGAAACCAACTTTTCAGAATCCACTCACATTTCTGAGTCCCCTGAGCTTATTACAGATTACTTCCTTTTGAATACACAATTGTACTACTCTGCTATTTAAACCAACCTCAGATATCTAAACTAATGCCAGGTGTTTCATTGCAATACATTAAGTGTTTGTTAGAGAAAAGACATAAGGTGCTGGTAGACCTGTCTTCTGCTTTAGTAATGCAATTGAAAAGAGCCAGGCTATGTTAGTACAGCAGTAGAAAACACCTTTATACCACATCACTCAGGCAGTGTATGCATGCAGTGGGAACCATTACAAAGTCACGGTGAGCTTTTACATAAATCatctttagttttattttgtctttccaCAGCTTACACATGAAGAACactgtactttgtttttaaaatatacagcagcTTAAATAAAGTGTTACAAAGCATGTGTTTTGGTGAAATAATGTTGTAAAGTTATCCCACAACTAAGAATTCCTTTGAATGTGATCTATTTACcactttaatgaaataaaaactaattttgaaaaataattgaaGGTCTTTCTATTTATTCAAGATAAAGTAACTGATTGTGTTGCAGTTACAGTAGATGAAACTGTTGAATATTAcagtagatattattattattattattattattattattattattattattattatttgaaatgttcttCTTCTAGTTCTTATTTGAAATTGCACAACTAAGAGTGATTTTTGATTTTATAAATGCTTAGTGTAATGCCTGTCAACACAAACAGTTTCTACTAGAAACATACTACTAGAACCCAACCCCCCTTTTTGGCATGATGGTGGTTTATTCAAAAACAAACCCACCCCCTTCAGATGGAGTTCTCTGGCACATGACTGGTCACATGATGGAAGGCCTTCATACAAATCATCATATGCACTGAGGAgatacttttaaatatatatatatatatatatatatatatataaatcccctTTAACATGGTCTTTTATCAGTGTTACTCTTGCAACGTACAATGCTATATACCAAATGTACATTTAGAAACATAAACATGCGCACCAAGGGGCTGCTTTTACATGTGGACACAGGCACATGGGATATATATGAAATCAAAGAAGTAACTGCATTTTCATATAAAACAGCGTATATCCAAGTATCAGATAATATGCCTATTTGTGCACTACTTTAGTTTGataaatattgtactgtaatggTAACGTGAAGACCGACAGTGGTGCACGCACACTGGGCCAAAGGGAGCATTACACAGCTGAATCAATGAGCagtgatatttaaaaatgtttgggTCTATGTTGACCCCATCTTTGTCCTGTTTAAATTGAGTAAGTAATAAACCGTGTTAACTTTATAGAACTGAACcatttaatgaaatgtttttggtcagaTGGTATTTACAGTAGCAATATTGAATCAAATTATACCATGAGCTGCCAGCATGGCCTGAATCTGACCTGTTGGGTCTGAGAGGTTCTGGAGTTACATGGCTATTCCTCAGAGATGCTTAGTTTGCTCTAGACATCAGATATTTTCGGGAATTGTTCTCGGGTTTGAATAAAATAATGTAGCATTTTGGAGTAAAGATACAGAGAAGCAAGCCAAAGCTTGACGacaaaatagcaaatatttctaCAGCGACAGTATACTTCCCTGGGGAGCTGATATAAGCCGGGATAAATGTGATCCAAACAGCACAAAATATTAGCATGCTGAAAGTGATAAACTTAGCTTCATTAAAATTATCTGGCAGCTTTCGTGCTAAGAAAGCAAGTGCAAAGCAAACGCATGCTAAAAAGCCAATATATCCCAACACACAGCAAAATAACGTTACTGACCCCAAGTCACATTCCAGAATAATCCTATTGTTATAGTGTCTggtatttttaaatgcaaatggAGGAGATACAGTTAGCCATACAATGCAAATGACTACTTGAACACCTGTACAGAGAAACACACTGAACCTCTGTTGCGTGGGGCCAAACCATTTCATAACATTATTCCCAGGTAGAGTTGCTTTGAAAGCCATGAGTACCACAACAGTTTTACTAAGCACACATGAAAGACAGAGAACAAAACTGATACTAAACGAGGTACGTCTTAACTTGCAGGCCCATGCTGTAGGCTGACCAACAAAAGTAATGGCACACAAGAAACAAAATACGAGTGAAATCAGCAGAAGGAAGCTGAGCTCAGAATTGTTGGCACGGACAATcggggtgtttttgtttttcaagaaaATTGCAGCTACAGCTGTTGTCAAGACAGCTCCAAGTATTGAAATGGTCACTGATATGATTCCCACAATGTCAGCGAATGAGAGGTACTCAATTTCTTTTGGAATACAGCTGTTTCTTTCCTTGTTGGACCAATATTCTAAAAGACAAGGAATACATTCCACCGCATCTAGACAAGAAAAACAAGAATTTGggttaattaaaatgcattatgaCACACACTTGCATAGGAATGAAGATTCTTAATTACCTGTCGTAATGCTAATTGTCCCATCAGCACACGGCACACAATCATAGCAACAAACAGGTTGGCCCACACGGGCTGCCTTTCTGTAACCTGAAGGGCAGCTGTCTGTGCACACTGACTTGGGAACCTGGCAACAAAAAGGGATTAGATGTATGTAACACTCTTTTTACATGATAGCATGGTATGGGTCCTAGTAgcaaaattatttttatgaataaagtAAAATATCATTGAAGGTGATTATGACtgttaaagaaaacaacacactttgaaaaactttaaatacagtaaGTCATGCGTTTGTGAATAGGACTGTATGGTTTTTATACTGCAGTCTAGACGTTTTAGGTTTCTCACATTTAAATTCACACATCACAGGACTTTCGCATAGTAAACCGCTGAAAATTGTGCACACACCTCATAATTGGTAAAGATTAACAAATTAACTTAATGACAGCAATACGGCAGAACCTCAGCACATTCTTAGTTCAATGTACAGTTTGTACTAGTCTTTTTCCTTATACCTGCTTTTGTTGTCTCATtcaaaattgctgcggggggaggggggggaaacAGATTTTGCTTACCTCAGACTGCCCCCCATTCCATATGATTTTATCTTCATCTAAGACAATTTGTTGCTCCAAAGGTGCAGCTGCATCAAAACGTCCTACTGTCATGTATTTAGTGGAACCATCTGGATTTCTTTGCCAGTTGATAATGTCATAGGACCCCACAGAATCCCCATTTTCATCAAAATATACCTCTTCTCCAAATTGGTTGGTAAATTTTACTTCATTAAGATAGTGTACAACCTACAGGTTCAACATTTCAGTAGAAGGAAACCATGTTCAAATAAACATACCGAGTTCATTTTATAATATAACACAAATCACGTGTGCATGTTATCACCGTACTGTAATTGTGTTCCTCCTTAACTGAACACCTAAAAAGGCCCTTGATTACTTGATTCAAGCTAGTTGGTACATagtgaaaataataatactggttcAGAATGAGTGACAATGAGGAACTGACCTAGTACTGATATTACATGCAGAATACCAGCCAATCATGGACCCTGCCCCACCAAAATGTATCACATACAGATATAATTTACTTACATATATGAAAGTGGAGACGGTCTTACCTGCCAGGGTTGTACATTATATATGTCTgcacatgttttattaaaaaatggaccTTTACTATTTTCACAGGCTTGCAAATTGTGAAGAGCGTGGGCTACCGCATAGATAGCTTTGTGTAGATTATAAGTTACTCTGAGTTGTGTTACATCACTGTAAATGCTTGCACTTTCTTTTAAATTTTCTTTTCCTGTGCAGGTCTTGTTGTATAGTGCATGTGAAGCAACAGAATGGTTTGAAACTGGgtctgctgttttaaaagaacACTGAAATAGTGTTTCCCAAAACTCTCTGGCAAACAAATTGTAAGGTTTTTCTAAAGGATTGAGTTTTAAAAGGAAGTCTTTAAATTCTGGTATTTCTGCTTTCCGGATTGCAAAACCAATTGTTCCCCCCAAGGAAATTAAATGTTCTTTCTTAGAGATTAATGCAGATGTTATCCAGGCTTCGCTTGCAATCCATTGTCTATCGGTGATGTTTTGCAGTACAATCTCTTCAATCAATGGTTTTATATCATCTTCAATGGCAAACGCCACAATGACTTTTGCTGTGGACTTCTTGATTATTTCCACAATTTGGACTACTTTTTCTTTAGAGACCAATTTTGGAATAATTACTGTATAAGCAATACAAATCCCCAGTTTGGTAACTTCATCATGAAACATCTGAATTCCACTTCGACCGTAATCATCATCTACTGCAATTGTCCCCACCCAAGTCCACCCAAAACGTTGCACAAGATTCGCTAAAGCACTGGCCTGGTTTAAATCACTTGGAACTGTTCGAAAGAAAGTAGGAAACTCATGGTGGTTACCAAGGCAAGCACAGGATGCAAAATAGCTAACCTGCAAACAGGAACATTTCTAGGATCATTTCATGGTATTGTACTTGAAAAGCCAACTTAAAACAGAAGATATAAAAATATAGCCATATGTCAATACAGATTATCACCAGCTGAGCACTGGCGTTTGCAAAAACTATTTAGCTACTTTACCCCTTTTCCTCCATTGTTTAGTTTATGGTACATAAGGATCCATTTGAAGAACATTTAGAAATGGGTTATTAAAGGTTTTGTTGATTATTCACAACAACATGATCAGTGAAGCTTCTTTAAAtgttacaggttttttttttttgcattctatTGCAGTGGAACATTACTGTATAGTAGcatgtttatatatgtattattttatttttatcaatcCATTACAAAACTAACAATTACCTAATGGGGATTCTATCATTTGCCATGCAATACGTAAGTTATTATAGAACAATTAATTCTGTGTATGTATACTTACCAAAGGAACACTGAACAATTTCAGTACCCTTAGAACTGCTATTGAGAGTGATGATCCAGAGTCACCTATTATTACTGGCACAGAAGGTGCACCATTACACTTCTTTGCATCATTGTCTTCTGGTCCATTTATCAATGCTAATGTAGACCTTACTGACTGAAATGCTATACCACATGTATCATAGAATTTGTAACCAAGGGTGACATTAGGTAGAAGTGTCTTGTTCCTGTTTATCTCCTCTATAATAAAAATCATTGCTTGTGACCAGCGGAATGCTCTGAAATTAATTCTGAAAGGAATTGTATTAGACATTTTAAGGctccaattatttttaaatatcataCTGTATGTTAAACTTAAGAGTGCTTAAAGAGATCCTAAATAGCATTAGTATAAACGTTTcctaaaaaaaatgaagatgCTACTTACAATATAATTACAACTTCAAATCTGTACCAATGTAACTAATGCTGCAGTTATCCACCTGATCATATAGTTAGAAaagtacatgtattaaatactgcaataaataagtactactactactactactactactgtatATAAGTGCCAATGTAACTTGCATGGATTACAGTATTGCCATGTAAGTgagaatacactttttttttacatccatATTGCAGGTTAAAActacaagcagacaaacattttgtcTAATGCCTTTACCAGTGTTTGTCTACTTAACTTACCTGAGTTCCTGCATTGGATACTGTAAGAACATTGTAAATGCAGTGTAATT is a window encoding:
- the LOC131728252 gene encoding extracellular calcium-sensing receptor-like, giving the protein MVTHYQAGHVVLGALFPIHSKGIKEEQTFQAQPGKLQCEGINFRAFRWSQAMIFIIEEINRNKTLLPNVTLGYKFYDTCGIAFQSVRSTLALINGPEDNDAKKCNGAPSVPVIIGDSGSSLSIAVLRVLKLFSVPLVSYFASCACLGNHHEFPTFFRTVPSDLNQASALANLVQRFGWTWVGTIAVDDDYGRSGIQMFHDEVTKLGICIAYTVIIPKLVSKEKVVQIVEIIKKSTAKVIVAFAIEDDIKPLIEEIVLQNITDRQWIASEAWITSALISKKEHLISLGGTIGFAIRKAEIPEFKDFLLKLNPLEKPYNLFAREFWETLFQCSFKTADPVSNHSVASHALYNKTCTGKENLKESASIYSDVTQLRVTYNLHKAIYAVAHALHNLQACENSKGPFFNKTCADIYNVQPWQVVHYLNEVKFTNQFGEEVYFDENGDSVGSYDIINWQRNPDGSTKYMTVGRFDAAAPLEQQIVLDEDKIIWNGGQSEVPKSVCTDSCPSGYRKAARVGQPVCCYDCVPCADGTISITTDAVECIPCLLEYWSNKERNSCIPKEIEYLSFADIVGIISVTISILGAVLTTAVAAIFLKNKNTPIVRANNSELSFLLLISLVFCFLCAITFVGQPTAWACKLRRTSFSISFVLCLSCVLSKTVVVLMAFKATLPGNNVMKWFGPTQQRFSVFLCTGVQVVICIVWLTVSPPFAFKNTRHYNNRIILECDLGSVTLFCCVLGYIGFLACVCFALAFLARKLPDNFNEAKFITFSMLIFCAVWITFIPAYISSPGKYTVAVEIFAILSSSFGLLLCIFTPKCYIILFKPENNSRKYLMSRAN